CAACTTCCCTCATAGGTCATCACATattgctttttgtgtgtgtgcatgtacctgtgcgtacgtgtgtgtgtgcgtgcgtgcgtgcgtgtgtgtgtgtgtgtgtatgtgcgtgtgcgtgcgtgcgtgcgtgcgtgtgtgtgtgtgtgtgacagacccACTCTCTGACCCATCGGAGGGCGGTCCCGGGACGGGGGAAGCAGTTTGACTCCCTGCTGGCGGAGCACAAGGGGCGGCACCTCAGGGAGCAGCAGggaagccacgcccaccccagcCGGCCCGCCCAATCACACGAGCCCACCAGCAGCACCTCGACAGACTGCCAGGACGGCAGGACCACATCTTTACTGAAAAGCAGACTGGCCACTGCGCACATACCCAGGTAGGCCACGCCCACGCGTGATGTCACAGCGGAGCTGAGCGCTCTGTGTTCCGTCGGAGGCAGGTTTGCCTCAGCGGGgtttgctgtgtgtctgcaggccCCCGGGGGGGTGGAGCAGTGTGGGACCCCCCCCTGACAGCGCCCCACCGTGCCCCGCTGCAGGGGGGGGAGACCGGCTGTCCGGcgaggagggcgagggggagaCCCCTGAGGATTTGGACTGTCCCTACTCCTCTCATCACCCTCGGCCCATGGCGGTACgtctggcacacacacagacacacacacacacacacagacacacacacacacacacacacacactccacaccaggGTCCTGAAACTTACTGCTTCCTGGATACCAGAGCCTTTATGAAGATCTATAACACTCTCATATCCCTTCAGTAgtagcagggtgtgtgtagagCCGGATGTGGCCCCTGTGATCGCTCTGTCCCAGGCTGTAACGGCTCCTGTGCCCTCCCGCAGTGCTGTGCGTTCGGCAGCCGGCTGATGGGCCGGGGCTGCTTTGTGTTCGAGCGGCGGTGGGACCGGGTTCGAGTGGCGCTGCGCTGCATGGTGGAGAAGCACGTCAACGCTCAGATGTGGAGGTGAGATCCGCCGCTCTGCGCCGCCTGGGAGGGGCCCGCGCCCGCGTcgctgatgtcatttcctgtgtgttgcaggaAGATCCCCCTGGCCGCCGAAAGCCGTACGCCTTACCCCGGGTCCCAGCCTGCCCCGcaccccctggccccgcccggctccgcctccctgcccccccctctcctgccctcccccgccctcgccAGCCCGACCAACAGCGTCTCCATGGTCACCTACTCCACGGCCTTCCCCCatgtgggcgggggtgggggcgtgttCAGCATTGTTGACTCcgcctccctcctgccccctgtcccGGCGCTGGCCCCTCTGTTCCCCTCCCAGAGCCGGGCCCCCCGCTCCAGGCCCAGCAAGCCCCCAAAAGCCTGCGAGCCCCTCTcgcgaggagggggaggggctgcaggCGGGACCacgggagggggcggagctttggGTGGGACcacgggagggggcggggctgtgggtgGGGTCACGGGCAGCAAGAAGAGGAAGTcgccgctctcctcctcctcctcctcctacacGGGACCCCCCAGGGGGAACTTCCACAgtgccacacccccacccaactCCCACCAGTCCAGCCCCACGCTCAGCAGCAACGGgacctcccctctctgtgccaaaaccccgccccctggccccgGCCTGCCCCGGCCACTCCCCTTCTCCGGGGACCACGCCCTCTTCGCTCGGGCCGACGGGAGGAAGCGCAAGAGCTCCAGCCCTGTCGGGCGACCCGGCAAGACGCCTAAACCCGCCGCCCTCAGCAGCCTGTACAGGCCCCCCGGCCCCgagccccaccccgccctcccccgaCAGGTGAGAGCGCCGCACAcctgcccccacacacagagcagcacagccctgcccAACACTGACTGATGCAGCAGCTTAAAACAAGTTCCTCAGTGTGTAAAACACCTGATATGCCAACCGGCCTCGCCTGTCTGTAAGTGTTCAGACTGTCTAAGTGTTCAGTCTGTCTGTAAGTGTTCAGGGAGTCTGTAAGTGTTCAGGGAGTTTGTAAGTGTTCTGGGAGTTTGTaagtgttcagtctgtaagtGTTCAGGGAGTCTGTaagtgttcagtctgtaagtGTTCAGGGAGTCTGTGTTCACTGTCCCATCTCTGTTTCTGGTTCAGCCAAAGGTACATCACTGAGGGAGGGGCGTGCGGCGACCTGGATGCAGAGCTGTTTCTGGTTCAGCCAAAGGTACCTCACTGAGGGAGGGGCGTGCGGGCCCtcaccctaaacctaaccctggATGCAGAGCTGTTTCTGTGCCCGGGGGGACAGGCGGTCAGGCGACCGTGCGGACGTAAGGTTGATGTCACGGCGTAATGACATCACCGCGCGGAGCAGCGGTGCAGCCTCCAACCGAGACCCTGCtctactcacacacgcactttggggttttggggtgaCTGGGGGGACCCCACTTTGGGAAGCACAGTGTTATTGGGATCCCTCAGACTGGAGATAATCACCATTGATGCTTCACAGACCTggaaaggaaacaggaaacaggaaaacaggCTCATTTTAGCTTTAGTTTGGTTAAAAACGCCATTTAATTTGCATGGATTTGGGACATATTTTACTGACATTAATGGATGCGCCTGTGCCCCATTGCGTTTGGAAAGGGGTAGGCTGGGGCTCATCTCTGACACGGGAGCTTGGCAGTTACTCTGCATTTCCAGCAATCTGAAGGACCtgcagactcctccccctcagccTGTGGATCAGACACAgccctgccccctgcaggtcagtGTGAAAAGTGCACTTACTCCCAGCTCACCCCtccagcatgctgggatgggctccagagTGCAGCCAGGAACTTTTAAACTTCGGTTTggggaaatatattttaccGGCGCTGTTCTCCggcaaatgtgtgttttaatataAGAAGTGGAAGAAGTCAGGTATTTCATGGGTGTGGGTTTTGAGCACCTTCAGGCGTACAAAGCTTGCATCCCAAATGTACAATTTCATAGTGTACTTTTAGTTTGattatttgtcatttcttttaATATTGTTCTATCTGACCCAATAATGCTACAGTCCTTTAGCagaattatatttgtatttcccTTTTAAAGTTCAAAGTATTATTATAGTATTTCAATTGTTGAAAAAAGGTGTACAAATTTGtactatttttatatttatttttattttctcagaacTGAAAGATTTTACGACTTTTTTAAAACCCTCCTTGGTCACAtgaaatttatgaaattaatgaGATTTATGGAAACTGTATGTCAAACTCCATAAGGAGCGTGGCATTAATTTGCtcacagctttttatttatttattttctcttatgTCCACATCTAAAGTTGTGAGAATCATTTTTCTGAAACTTGGTTCATCTGAAGAACGCTGTCTTCTTTGCCTcccatctcctgtctgttcaaAACGAGACCCCGTCCCGCTGTAGGCAAGACCCCGTCCCGCTGTAGGAAGCCATTTTAGGTGGAATTGACATACCATGCTCTCAACTCAAACAATTTGAACCAATCGTAAGGAGGGTCAGAATCAGCAGCACTTAAAAAAAGGTACCAGGGgcttgccttttaaaaaaaaaaaaaaaagaaaagagtggTATTTCTCCCCTATACTTACTGAAGAGCATCGTTTATCGTTTAATGTGTCGTCTTAAGGCAAGCTTGGGACTGATAACTAATTAAAGTTTTCCGAAGGGGCTCGGCTCTCAGACTTGAACCCCGGGGATTGTGGGTATGGTAACTGTGGTAACGGCCCGAGTGCATATCtgtccattatgagctaaaGAGCCAAACTGATCCCAGAACAGTGCTGGTGCACGGAGGCACTGTGTGAGTGAGGCCTGTGCAGGCAGACCCCTCATAGGGCCTCTTTGCTTCATCTCTACTTTCATTACTGtgtgttaaaatatgttttttttttaccatcatCTAAAGCCAGTAGCTCTCTGTGTCACCTGACACGTCCCAGATTGTCCCAGATCTCTGGGCAGGAACCCATTCTCACGTCTTTGTTCAGGTAAATGTCACATGACTGCGCATTCAGGGTTCACTGAGCGTGTTCAGGACCCTGGGGCAGAAGCGTTCAGGGTCGTGTTCAGGGTCGTGGAGCAGAGTGTCCAGGGGTGTTAAATCGGCTTGTTGCTGGGTGCTGGCGTCAAAACTGCACACTGACAGAACCATGGGATTATGGGATGCCTTACTTTTGTATCCACTGTAAATACAGCTGACCAAACACAGGAAGCGCTTTCTGAGGGGGTGTCATGCGTTGCTCATACCCAATGAAGtgcaggaaaaaaggaaaatttttttttttgtttgtttgtttgtttctttctttttatagaCTTTCTAAATTATTAGCGCTCGTCCTGTTGACCCGAGCCATTTTCAGCCAGGAAAAGGAAAACGTGTTTTCAGATCTGACTAAATTCGCGGGGTTGTAGCTGTTGCACGACTGCGAGTTagtcccccccccgtctgccccCCGGACCTGAGGGGGCTTATGAGCCTGAGCAAATCAAAGCCGGCTTGTGTGTGTCCTCATTCTCTCAGTTTCCCTTTTCCCTGTAAAGACGCTCGGGGGAAGCTGAGAAAGCCGGACTGTCCccactgaccccagatcagtgcTGGGCCCAGTAGCACCTCGTTCACCGTGACCTgggctgatcctggatcagtggGAGCCGCAGTGAGGGGACACagtgggggcgggtggggttaGAGGGGATATCAGGGACAGCGGGAGGAAGAAGCAGGCAGATGAGGTTGGAGGAGCTGTGTGTCCTACACTGACACCTCTGcacaggtgggggggaggctgtttgttttgtatctgcagctttgtaaataaaataatttatatgtttGTAAGAAATGACGGCTCTGTCTCTTCATTTAATGGTGTGCAGTGTTTCCAAATTTGGTTATGTTGGTTATTATCATGGTACATTCTGCATAATTCACATTTCTACAGCTGGGGTTGTACACCATTTGCTTGCCAACTTTCTATTGCCTGACCGAACATATCCCCATCACGGCTGGTGAAAGGTGGGCTCCCTTTTTTAGAGCTCTCCGTTCAGTGCTTGTGGGATGTACGGTTGCCCAGGTAAGACCGGAGTTGGAGTTTCAGGAGGTTTTGCCATTGCCGGAGACTTCGTAACATAGCAACCGATGTAAACAATCCAGAGTATTAAACCGGAAATGGCGACTCCGCGGGAGCAAGAAGCAGCCAGCTAtctggaaaaacacaaaatcccagATCTCATGAACAATTTAACGAGTATGCTGTTTTTCCATAGACCTGGTGAGTAGttcatatttacattgtttCTACATCCGATCTAGCCAGCGATACTTCCGTTATCTGCTTGCAAGGCTACTAACGTTAGTTATCGACTAGGAGCGTCGCTGTCAGGGATAGAAATATAGCCTAAAGTTGGCATTTGTGAAACGATTTTTGGTTTTCTTGGGTTATAGACTACATGTTAGCGAGTTActttgctagcttgctaatatTATCTGTAGTGTCATGTTTATGTAGACTAGCAATACTTGCTTAGACAGTTAATTCGTAAATGTAGCTAACATTAAGCCATCATGTTCAGCGGTAGTTGGTACGTTAGTGTTCTTCTTCAGGAAAtgttaattttgtgtttgtaagtgGATGTGCATTCATGCAAGCTAACGTTGATAATACAACTTGTCCTCTGTGATCTTACAGAAAACCCACGCGAGTTTCTGATCATGCAGCTCGAGCTTCTGAAAGCGTCCAGACTTCGACCACTGGACTGCCCTTGCCTTATCGACGAGTCCAATTTAGACGCAGTCTTCGGGATACTGGATCCAGTGAAGCAGGGACACATCACTCTAGCTCAGTACAAGATGGGTAAGGTGCTTCAGTATCTACGGTTAACGTGTTTGGATTAAACGCCACCTGGAATAACGTTTTCTTTTCTGCAGCCTTGACGACATTGGGTAT
The Anguilla rostrata isolate EN2019 chromosome 19, ASM1855537v3, whole genome shotgun sequence genome window above contains:
- the LOC135246125 gene encoding ataxin-7-like protein 1, producing the protein MATLDRKVPSPNTFLYKPWSAFIEAVKLQNSDIAHVEDTGKDIGNGRDARKLNREDMHLYGQYPAYDELCLVVCNICSQVVKPQGFLSHYERRHAPSCDSRPPLTQRPKVSHSSPPQPRPFRPPRDNQHTPFSRAPHTVYPPKGARTKPCVSVPVVSLEKMSCLGRVEGPHVRISYPSSSSSSSSSPAASVRPPHKPQERVLNGRGPSAPSPSPSTLDKRPSPSPSPTALDRRPTPSPSSSLDRPSTAPPPLLDRKHQNGTKGTKPYKRVSGRVFDPNKHCGVLDPESKKPCTRSLTCKTHSLTHRRAVPGRGKQFDSLLAEHKGRHLREQQGSHAHPSRPAQSHEPTSSTSTDCQDGRTTSLLKSRLATAHIPRPPGGWSSVGPPPDSAPPCPAAGGGDRLSGEEGEGETPEDLDCPYSSHHPRPMACCAFGSRLMGRGCFVFERRWDRVRVALRCMVEKHVNAQMWRKIPLAAESRTPYPGSQPAPHPLAPPGSASLPPPLLPSPALASPTNSVSMVTYSTAFPHVGGGGGVFSIVDSASLLPPVPALAPLFPSQSRAPRSRPSKPPKACEPLSRGGGGAAGGTTGGGGALGGTTGGGGAVGGVTGSKKRKSPLSSSSSSYTGPPRGNFHSATPPPNSHQSSPTLSSNGTSPLCAKTPPPGPGLPRPLPFSGDHALFARADGRKRKSSSPVGRPGKTPKPAALSSLYRPPGPEPHPALPRQPKVHH